Genomic DNA from Bacteroidales bacterium:
AATATTGATCAGCCGAAAAGTTCGTTTCGAGAAGGCTGGCGTTTATTCCTTTGAATTTGTCCACGCCATGCGGGATACGATTTTGAACGGAATTCATTCATTTGGAATAAAACTTGTACCAGTGCCATATAAATAAAAAATTTATGAAATTAAATATGCATGATTTTTTATGGAGGAACATACCGGAACATGACAAAAAAAGACTAAGACTTTTGTGGTTGATATACTTTGTGGGTTTTGGTTTATTCATTCTTTTTTTTATTGGTGTTTATTTTGGACTTCTTGGACCCATACCTTCCTTCAGACAGTTGGAAAATCCCGAAACCAACCTTGCTAGTGAAATATATAGTTCCAATGGTGTTTTGATGGGAAAATTCTATGTAGAGAATAGATCCAATTGTGAATACAAAGATTTGAGTCCATATTTAGTACAGGCTCTTATAGCTACAGAAGATATTAGGTTCCATCGACATGCAGGCATTGATGTGAGGGGTTTGATGAGAGTAATATTTAAAACATTTATTGGGGGAAAAGAAAGTAGTGGTGGTGGAAGCACCATTTCTCAACAATTAGCAAAAAACCTTTTCAAAAGACCCGATGATATATCTTTTCTGGAGCTTGTAACCATTAAATTCCGTGAATGGATGACAGCTATAAAACTTGAGAGAAACTATACCAAAGAGGAAATTATTGCAATGTATCTGAATACTGTGGATTTTGGCAATCAAAGTTTTGGAATCAAGTCGGCAGCTAAAACTTATTTTAATAAAGAACCTAAGGACCTCTCTATTGAAGAAAGTGCTTTGCTTATTGGTATGCTTCAAGCTCCTTCACGCTATAATCCTATTCGTAATCCTGAAAATGCTAGAAAACGTCGTGCTGTTGTCTTACGCCAAATGGAAAAATATGGTTTTATCACAAAGCAGCAATTTGATTCACTGAATAAATTGCCACTTTTGGATACGAGAAAATTTCAGATTCAGGATCATCGAACGGGGATTGCGCCTTATTTCAGAGAATACTTACGTATTTTAATGACAGCTAACGAGCCAAAACGGGAAGAGTTTACCAATGACTATGATTATCAGCTTGCCCTGAAAGAATGGGAAGAGAATCCACTGTATGGTTGGTGCAATAAAAACAAAAAACCTGATGGTTCTCCTTACAATCTTTATACTGATGGTTTGAGGATTTACACTACTATTGACACACGTATGCAAAAATATGCTGAAGAAGCTATCGCAGAACACTTAGGCAAAACACTTCAAAATCAGTTTGTCAGAGAAATTTCACGTCATCCTTATGCTCCTTTTACTGGTGCTTTGAATAAAAAAGATGTCGAAAAATTAATTGAACTCTCTAAAAAACGATCCGATCGTTACTTATCTATGAAAAGAGATGGGTATACTGATGAACAGATTGATTCGGCTTTTCTTACTCCAATTCCCATGCGTGTTTTTTCTTGGCGAGGCGAGAAAGATACGACGATGTCCCCACTCGATTCTATAAAATACTATAAATGGTTTCTGAGAGCCGGTTTTCTTGCCATAGAACCTCAAACAGGCCATGTTAAAGCTTATGTAGGAGGTCTGAATTATAAATACTTCAAGTATGATCATGTAACCAAAAGTAGGCGACAAGTTGGCTCAACATTTAAACCATTTGTTTATGCTACTGTTTTTGCCGATGGACAATTCAATCCGTGTAGTCGTGTTCCTTTACTTCCTGTTACGATAGATCTTGGTAATGGTGAAACATGGACTCCTAAAAACTCAGGAGAAGTCAAAGAGGGTGAAATCGTTGACCTCAGATATGCGTTAGCAGGTTCTATCAATTGGGTTTCGGCATACCTCATGAAAAACACAAGTCCAGAAGCTGTTATACGCCTTGCTCGCAAAATGGGAATCAAAAGCTATATTCCTCCTGTTTACGCAATTTGCCTGGGAGTTCCTGAATTAACCTTGTATGAGATGGTTTCAGCTCAGACGACCTATGCTAACAGAGGAATTTATACTGAACCTATAATTGTTACTCGTATTGAAGATAAATTTGGTAATGTATTGGCTGAGTTTAGACCAAAGCATACTGAAGCAATGAGTGAAGAAACTGCTTATATGATGGTAGAGCTTATGAAAGGTGTGGTTGATTATGGAACTGGTGGACGCATACGAACAGTGTATGGGATTAAATATCCTGTCGCTGGAAAAACAGGTACAACTGACAACAACAGCGATGGATGGTTTATGGGTATTACACCTGGATTGGTGGCTGGATGTTGGGTTGGAGGCGAAGACATGCAAATTCATTTTTTGAGTACCGCTCTCGGACAAGGAGCCAATATGGCTTTGCCAGTATGGGCAATATTTATGAAAAAAGTATACAACGATCGTTCTCTTAACATACCAACTTCAGATTTTGAAAAACCAGCAAGACTTCGAGTTGATTTAGATTGTGTTTCCGAGAAAAAAAGCCCCGAAAAGCCAAACAAAAATAAAAGTAAGGATATTTTTCAATAACTCATCAAATGCCTGCCCAACTTGACATATTGATTTCATGGAATATCACGCGAGAATGGACTTTATTTCTTGATAGAGATGGTGTTATTAATCGAAGAATAATTGGAGGATATGTTGTAGTTCCTGATCAATTTGAATTTCTTCCTAATGTATTTGAAGCATTAAATTTAGCATCTAGTATTTTCGATAAAATCATTGTAGTGACTAATCAACAAGGAGTGGGTAAAAAGCTGATGACAGAACAAGACTTAGAGGTTATACATTCTTATATGATTGATAAGATCGAACAACATGGGGGCAAAATCACTAAGATCTATTACTGCACACACTTGGTCGAGGAACAAAGTCTTTATAGAAAGCCAGAACCAGGTATGGCATATCGAGCCAAAAAAGATTTTCGAGATATTCAGTTTTCTCGTTCAATCATGGTTGGAGATACCAAAGAAGATATGCAATTTGCTCGAAACGCGAAGATGAAGGCTGTTTTTATAGGAAATCCTCACGAAATTGAACTATCACGACATCTTTATGACTTGTATTATCCGGATTTGTATAGTTTTGTGAAAGAAGTAAAATGGGCTGTAAAAAGATAGATATGAAACAATGGTTTGTTCTATTGTTTACTTATTTTTTGGGTATTTTGTGCATGAGTCAAACAATTGTAAATATTAACACTTACGATAAGCAAGGTCGGAAACATGGTTATTGGGAAAAGAAAAAAAACGATAAAATAGTTTATAAGGGAAAATTTATTCATGGAATTCCTGTGGACACGTTTCTTTATTTTTACCCGACGGGAAAAATTAAGTCTGTTATGATCTATTCAGATAGTGGAAAAAAAGCAAAAGCAACTTTCTACAGTCCATCAGGTACTATATTAAGCGAGGGAATGTATGTTCGTATGAATAAGGAAGGCCTCTGGAAATACTATACCGAAGAAAATAAGCTAGCGAGCGAGATAGAATATAAAAACGGTAAAAAAAATGGGCGTGCTGTTTATTATTTTCCAGACGGAACCATAGCTAATATTGAACATTACGTAAATGATACGCTAGAGGGTGAATACATTAGATATTATGACAATGGTAACATTCATTATAAAGGCAATTTTTCAAAAAATATGCGACAAGGTGATTTTGTGTTTTATTATTACAATGGTCAATTAAGCGCATCAGGAGCATATAAAGATGATTTGCGCGAAGGTTGGTGGAAGCTTTACGATAAAGATGGAAAAATCATTCTTGAAGCTTATTATCATCAAAGTGATCTCGTTAAAAAACATGTTTATCAGAAAGATAAAGACCCGGAAGTATTGCAGCAAATAGATTCAGAACTTGATCTTAAAGCAAGAAAAGAACGTGAAGAAAAAAAGAATCAAAAAATAGAAGATGAAGAATAAGATTTTTGTTATTTTTCTATTCTCGACCTTGTTTTTTTCTTGTAGCAAACAATCCGATGATAAAGTCGATGTGGGTTATGATTTTTACCCCTATAGGGTAGGTTCATGGGTAATATATGAAGTAGATTCGATATTTTACGATGATTTCACGGGTATTTCTGATACATTTCATTTCTTGCTGAAGGAAGTTTTTGAAAGTGAATTTATCGATGAGGAAGGTCGTAGAAACTTGCGTCTTGAAAGGTACGTAAAATGGAATGATTCGTCCGATTGGGTCTTGAGAGACGTATGGTATGTCCATAAAAATTCCATGCATGTGGAGAAAATCGAGGAAAACATACGATTTATACGTCTTATCTTTCCAGTCAGAGAAAATGAAAGCTGGGATGGTAATGCCATGAACTCCATGAACGAGCAAAAATATTATTATAAAAACGTTGATAAATTCTATGCTATAGATAGTGTGTTATCTTTTGATTCGACTGTTGTTGTAGTACAAAACAAAATACAAAATCTCCTCGAAGAAAAAGATCAATTTGAAGTCTATGCTAGAGGAGTAGGTCTAATTTATAAAAATTATAAAGACGTTGGTAAAGAGCTGACAACTGGTCAGATCAAAAAAGGTCTACATTATAGTTGGAAAATAATCCAGTGGAAAATTTAATCATATGAAAACAAATTTTTTAGTTACATTATTATTTTTCTTTTTACAAGTATTTACTCAATCAGGTGGATACTATCGTGTTGTTTTTAAAGATAAAAATAACACTCCCTATTCTTTGAGTCACCCTGAACAATTTTTGTCTCAGAGAGCAATAGCACGGCGTCAAAAATTTAATATCCCAATAGATCATCGGGATTTACCTATTGTACCGTCTTATATTACGGAAATTCAGCAACTAGGTGCGATTCTACATAACAAAAGTAAGTGGTTCAATTCAGCTGTTTTCTTTGTACCAGATACCAACTTGCTCTCCCAGATTCGCCAGAAGACGTTCGTCCAGTCGATTACCTTTCTTAAACCTCAGAATCCTGTAAAAAACAACAAGCGACGTGGCTCACAGAGTGTAATACTTGATCATTGGGCCACAACGGTCTATGAAGCTTCTCTTTTCGCTAGCGAACAAAATGAAGCTCGGATCAATTATGATTATGGCTTTGCTTTCACTCAGAATGCTTTACTTGCTGTTGATTATTTACATGGGAATGGTTTTACCGGAAAAGGTATGGTTATAGCTGTCTTGGATGCTGGCTTTTTTAAAGTCAACGAATTAACTATTTTTGATAGCTTAAGAAACAGTGGTAGGCTATTAGGGACAAAGGATTTTGTCAATCCCGGGGGGGATGTTTTTGCTCAAAGTACCCATGGCATGGCAGTATTATCTCTCATGGCTGGTAACGTGCCAGGAAAATTGATAGGTACAGCACCGCATGCAAGTTATTGGTTGCTGCGGTCTGAAGATGCTAATTCCGAATACCTGATCGAGGAAGACAATTGGGTTGCTGCTGCAGAATTTGCAGACAGTGTGGGAGCCGATATTATTAATTCTTCTTTAGGATACACTACTTTTGATGATAGTCTGCAAGATCATACTTATCAAGACATGGATGGGAATACAACTCTGGTAACACAAGCTGCAGATATAGCTGCAAGTAAAGGCATACTTGTTTTTAATTCGGCTGGTAATAGTGGTAATAATGAATGGTACTATATAGGTGCTCCTGCTGATGCTGATAGTATTATTAGTGTTGGTGCAGTCGACTTAAATGGGGTTTTGGCTTATTTTTCGTCACGAGGGCCGACATACGACGGCCGGATTAAACCAACAGTTTGTGCCCCAGGGCACATGGTTTATGCTGTTACTGCCTCAGATGACGTTGAACAAGGAAGTGGAACTTCGTTTTCATCTCCCATTCTTGCTGGGGCAGTGGCTTGCTTGTGGCAAGGTTTCCCTGAAAAAAGAAATACTGATATGATCGATGTCGTGATTAAATCTGCCCATAAATACACTAACCCAGATAATGATTATGGCTATGGAATACCTAATTTAGCAATTGCTTCCTTATTACTTGGTGGGCAAGATTTCTCTCTTACCAGTGAAAAACTAGCTGTTTTTGCGTACCCCAACCCTTTTGATGAAGAAATTAATTTGATCGTTTACTCTAATAAAAAAGCTGATTTGGACGTGCAAATATTGAATTCTCAGGGTAAGGTCGTATTTCAGACCACTTTTAAAACCATTGTAGGTTATAATTATTATTATTTAACTTTTTTAAACAACAGAAAACTCAATCGTGCGGGCACTTATTTCCTTAAAGTATCTGATTCGTATCGTTTGGCTGAAACAAAGCTAATTAAAAAATAACATATGATACTTATTGCAGATGCTGGTGCTACCAAAACAGCATGGCGCATTTTTGATAACAAACATATTTTCTTAGACCAAATTTCTTCTGGCATACATCCACTTTTCATGAATGTAAGAAGTATAGAAAGCGAAATTGAAAAGAACATCCTCCCTTTTGTAAATACTGAAAAAATTGAAAGAGTTTACTTTTATTGTGCAGGTTGTGCGACACCTGCTTTACAAACAAAAGTATACGATGCAGTTAGCCTTTTTTTCCCAAACGCATACGTATATGTAGGTAGTGACTTGGAGGGAGCTGCTCGTGGAATTCTAGGAAACAAGGAAGGATTGATTTGTATTATTGGTACCGGAAGTAATGCAGGTGTATGGAATGGGGATAGGATCATTTCACAAATTCCTTCTTTGGGGTATATCCTTGGCGACGAAGGCAGTGCTTCATGGATAGGTAGGCAAATAGTTTCCCATTACTTTAGGAAAACCATGCCACATTATTTGAGAACCATTTTTGAGCAATATTTTTCTGGGGATCTGGATTTTGTTTACAAAAACGTCTACCAAAATCCTTCTGCCAATTTGTTTCTTTCTTCTGTTACAGAAAAATTCATCCAAATTAAAGATGAATTTATAGAGAAAATTTTATCTCAGTCGGCTCGAATCTTTTTTGAAACTTTTGTTCTTCCGATTGAGCCTATTTTGCCATTAGGTTTTGCTGGATCAATAGCTAAAATCAATGAAAGTAATATTTATTATTGGGCCAAGCATTATAACCTCGACATTATTTCCATACAAGCTAGTCCAATAGAGGGTTTATATGAATATTACCTTAATAACTATCCCATGCAACATTATGAGTAAAAAAAATTTATAGTTTTGTAACAAACAAAAATATTTGATTATGACAAGATCACAAGAATTAATGGAACTAGAATTTAGGTACGGTGCTCACAATTATCATCCCTTACCGGTCGTACTTGAAAGAGGGGAAGGGGTATATCTCTGGGATGTGGAAGGCAAGAAATATTTTGATTTTTTGTCTGCTTACTCAGCCGTTAATCAAGGGCATTGTCATCCCAAAATTGTCGGGGCTTTGGTGGATCAGGTAAGAAAACTTTCCTTGACATCAAGAGCTTTTTACAATGATTCATTAGGGGTTTTTGAGAAGTTTGTTACTGAGATGTTTGGTTACGATAAGGTTTTGCCCATGAATACTGGTGCTGAAGGAGTAGAAACTGCTATTAAGCTTACGAGGAAATGGGCTTATTTAAAAAAGGGAATTCCTCGTTACGAAGCCAAAATCATCGTATGT
This window encodes:
- a CDS encoding S8 family serine peptidase; translated protein: MKTNFLVTLLFFFLQVFTQSGGYYRVVFKDKNNTPYSLSHPEQFLSQRAIARRQKFNIPIDHRDLPIVPSYITEIQQLGAILHNKSKWFNSAVFFVPDTNLLSQIRQKTFVQSITFLKPQNPVKNNKRRGSQSVILDHWATTVYEASLFASEQNEARINYDYGFAFTQNALLAVDYLHGNGFTGKGMVIAVLDAGFFKVNELTIFDSLRNSGRLLGTKDFVNPGGDVFAQSTHGMAVLSLMAGNVPGKLIGTAPHASYWLLRSEDANSEYLIEEDNWVAAAEFADSVGADIINSSLGYTTFDDSLQDHTYQDMDGNTTLVTQAADIAASKGILVFNSAGNSGNNEWYYIGAPADADSIISVGAVDLNGVLAYFSSRGPTYDGRIKPTVCAPGHMVYAVTASDDVEQGSGTSFSSPILAGAVACLWQGFPEKRNTDMIDVVIKSAHKYTNPDNDYGYGIPNLAIASLLLGGQDFSLTSEKLAVFAYPNPFDEEINLIVYSNKKADLDVQILNSQGKVVFQTTFKTIVGYNYYYLTFLNNRKLNRAGTYFLKVSDSYRLAETKLIKK
- a CDS encoding toxin-antitoxin system YwqK family antitoxin, whose product is MKQWFVLLFTYFLGILCMSQTIVNINTYDKQGRKHGYWEKKKNDKIVYKGKFIHGIPVDTFLYFYPTGKIKSVMIYSDSGKKAKATFYSPSGTILSEGMYVRMNKEGLWKYYTEENKLASEIEYKNGKKNGRAVYYFPDGTIANIEHYVNDTLEGEYIRYYDNGNIHYKGNFSKNMRQGDFVFYYYNGQLSASGAYKDDLREGWWKLYDKDGKIILEAYYHQSDLVKKHVYQKDKDPEVLQQIDSELDLKARKEREEKKNQKIEDEE
- a CDS encoding HAD-IIIA family hydrolase; the protein is MPAQLDILISWNITREWTLFLDRDGVINRRIIGGYVVVPDQFEFLPNVFEALNLASSIFDKIIVVTNQQGVGKKLMTEQDLEVIHSYMIDKIEQHGGKITKIYYCTHLVEEQSLYRKPEPGMAYRAKKDFRDIQFSRSIMVGDTKEDMQFARNAKMKAVFIGNPHEIELSRHLYDLYYPDLYSFVKEVKWAVKR
- a CDS encoding transglycosylase domain-containing protein; protein product: MKLNMHDFLWRNIPEHDKKRLRLLWLIYFVGFGLFILFFIGVYFGLLGPIPSFRQLENPETNLASEIYSSNGVLMGKFYVENRSNCEYKDLSPYLVQALIATEDIRFHRHAGIDVRGLMRVIFKTFIGGKESSGGGSTISQQLAKNLFKRPDDISFLELVTIKFREWMTAIKLERNYTKEEIIAMYLNTVDFGNQSFGIKSAAKTYFNKEPKDLSIEESALLIGMLQAPSRYNPIRNPENARKRRAVVLRQMEKYGFITKQQFDSLNKLPLLDTRKFQIQDHRTGIAPYFREYLRILMTANEPKREEFTNDYDYQLALKEWEENPLYGWCNKNKKPDGSPYNLYTDGLRIYTTIDTRMQKYAEEAIAEHLGKTLQNQFVREISRHPYAPFTGALNKKDVEKLIELSKKRSDRYLSMKRDGYTDEQIDSAFLTPIPMRVFSWRGEKDTTMSPLDSIKYYKWFLRAGFLAIEPQTGHVKAYVGGLNYKYFKYDHVTKSRRQVGSTFKPFVYATVFADGQFNPCSRVPLLPVTIDLGNGETWTPKNSGEVKEGEIVDLRYALAGSINWVSAYLMKNTSPEAVIRLARKMGIKSYIPPVYAICLGVPELTLYEMVSAQTTYANRGIYTEPIIVTRIEDKFGNVLAEFRPKHTEAMSEETAYMMVELMKGVVDYGTGGRIRTVYGIKYPVAGKTGTTDNNSDGWFMGITPGLVAGCWVGGEDMQIHFLSTALGQGANMALPVWAIFMKKVYNDRSLNIPTSDFEKPARLRVDLDCVSEKKSPEKPNKNKSKDIFQ